The following proteins are encoded in a genomic region of Mesoplodon densirostris isolate mMesDen1 chromosome 12, mMesDen1 primary haplotype, whole genome shotgun sequence:
- the AKAP12 gene encoding A-kinase anchor protein 12, with protein sequence MGAGSSTEQRSPEQPEAGSATPAEPEPEPSGGGSAAEAAPGSSADATIAAADPATKLLQKNGQLSTVNGLAEQGELGLQEGALNGQEEEVTVPDVGQRESEDVTERDSDKDMAANSAAVQDITKEGQEEMPEMMEQIPASESSVDELMQPAEPQANDVGFKKVFKFVGFKFSVKKDKTEKSDTVQLLTVKKDEGGGPGGSDGAGDGREPSQETGDATPTDTELKQSTETPEETPRHELSRPEVSLQAESGPPAEEGKDEGEEKQEKEAARSPDSPTSPVASETASPFKKFFTQGWAGWRKKTSFRKPREDELEASEKKKEQEPEKADTEENEKTEDLSEQPPSQEARESAQDARLSAEYEKVELPPEDQGQAPPEEKPAPLATEVFDEKVEIVAEVHVSTAEKGTEEQKAKVEEAVEPSPPERSLETDADLLHAEPPEAEALLKMQEEVGAPSGDHAQPAELCADAKGPPTPPEGVAGEVEVPSSQERTKVQGSPLKKLFTSSGLKKLSGKKQKGKRGGDEESGEQHPASADSPDSPDEPKGESSASSPEEPEEITCLEKGVAEAPQDGETEEGTASDGEKKREGVTPWASFKKMVTPKKRVRRLSESDKEDEVDKVKSGTLSSTESAASEMQEEGKGNGEEQKPEEPKRKVDTSVSWEALICVGSSKKRARKASSSDDEGGPKPLGGDSQKPEEAGRDREPGPDALPAGSQDHDQPPGSSSPEQAGSPSEGEGVSTWESFKRLVTSRKKPKSKLEEKSEDLVAGSGLEYSASDAELGKEESWVSIRKFIPGRRKKRLDGKQEQAAMEDTGPTEVNEDDSDVPAVVPLSEYDAVEREKTEAQQALKNEEGPEQKVAVDVSEELSKSLVHTVTVAVMDGTRAVTSIEERAPSWISASVTEPLEQAEDEDRPPSGEVFEKEVVAEKTPVDTKTLPESQQATDDTVSSKVELTPEALTAAETTEAFCAEEATEASGAEETTDMVSAVSQLTDFPDTTEEATPVQEVEGSVPDMEDQAKRIQEVLQAVAEKVKEESQLPDARGLDDTIQTTQKGQAKILEQVEEAEEDSHALDQKEAMDGASKEHVQETKTETLTQGTVIVQATPESLEEIPPGTESAEARELTGTCPAEIVAAVKPETVPEQAVAPDSAETLTDSETNGSTPVADFEATNVSQQTKILEIDEDGEVPSGTQYQVTEGEALPELKEMPPEPPNFQSQEEKHSKMEEVLEHTDKEVTVETVPILSKTEVIQEAGRCADEEAKEEPSVEGLVVSADTEIPEKKITEVALEDEVMKKAEFQKNDDLELQRPAKSLPTPVERERVVQVERDKTELEPTQVNEEKLECKPAVTTCEELSKQLVQAVNVTIIDGEKEVISFEGSSLPVHEEEACTEIQVQSSEASLALTAAAVGEKVLGEAIKILETAETLESAEARLVPEGKSSEKDEGSPAQPGDDAVPTGTESQAKSIPVIVSVTPEKGISTDLEGDKTTSQKWESDGDGEQVGCQEGRVSKTREEDLKAENEILKLETESCKLVQNVIQTVVDQLGSTEETAAAFQTQVQLTEADSQEAGQKIEKEESKLQACTLDETQTMEAKEESPLSAGEHTHPDVSEDVNEALEKMAATRVESSRVDGQQLEEVAFPSKEKREAPEAKSVPEDDGGARFGERTEKSPFESREDEKGDAADDPGNQTSAPEDAEASGGSTKESPDTTGPKLKEKGDGQEVEFQEEKVQSESEKEIKTQTQEETQGQERAPAQPEPTES encoded by the coding sequence tTGGACAGAGAGagtctgaagatgtgactgaaagGGACTCAGACAAAGACATGGCTGCTAACTCAGCGGCGGTTCAAGACATCAcgaaggaggggcaggaggaaatGCCTGAGATGATGGAACAGATCCCTGCCTCAGAAAGCAGTGTAGACGAGCTGATGCAACCCGCTGAGCCCCAGGCTAACGACGTAGGATTTAAGAAGGTGTTTAAGTTTGTCGGCTTCAAATTCTCTGTGAAAAAGGATAAGACAGAGAAGTCTGACACTGTGCAGCTTCTCACCGTCAAAAAGGATGAAGGCGGAGGGCCAGGGGGGTCCGACGGGGCTGGTGACGGCCGGGAGCCCAGCCAGGAGACGGGAGACGCGACACCCACAGACACTGAACTCAAACAGTCCACAGAGACACCCGAAGAGACACCCAGACACGAGCTGAGCCGCCCAGAAGTCTCCCTTCAGGCGGAGTCCGGTCCACCAGCCGAGGAAGGCaaagatgaaggagaagaaaaacaagagaaagaagccGCCCGATCTCCAGATTCTCCGACTAGTCCAGTGGCCAGCGAAACCGCATCGCCCTTCAAAAAATTCTTCACTCAAGGTTGGGCCGGCTGGCGAAAAAAGACCAGTTTCAGGAAGCCTCGGGAGGATGAGCTGGAggcttcagagaagaaaaaggaacaagagCCAGAAAAGGCAGACACAGAAGAAAACGAGAAGACGGAAGATCTCTCCGAGCAGCCGCCCTCACAGGAGGCCCGCGAGAGCGCCCAGGATGCCAGGCTGTCGGCTGAGTATGAAAAAGTGGAGCTGCCCCCCGAAGACCAAGGGCAAGCACCTCCCGAAGAGAAACCCGCCCCATTAGCAACAGAAGTATTCGATGAAAAAGTAGAGATTGTCGCGGAGGTCCACGTCAGCACTGCAGAGAAGGGCACGGAGGAGCAGAAAGCCAAGGTAGAAGAAGCAGTAGAGCCCTCGCCACCTGAGCGATCGCTTGAAACGGACGCCGACCTTCTGCACGCCGAACCCCCGGAGGCGGAGGCGCTGCTGAAGATGCAGGAAGAGGTGGGCGCGCCCAGCGGGGACCACGCCCAGCCGGCCGAGCTCTGCGCAGACGCGAAGGGGCCTCCCACGCCCCCTGAGGGCGTCGCGGGTGAGGTGGAAGTGCCGTCCTCGCAGGAGAGAACTAAGGtgcagggaagccctttaaagaAACTGTTCACTAGCAGCGGCTTAAAAAAGCTCtctggaaagaaacagaaagggaaaagaggaggAGATGAGGAGTCCGGGGAGCAGCATCCAGCCTCAGCGGATTCTCCCGACAGCCCAGACGAACCCAAGGGCGAGAGCTCGGCTTCGTCCCCCGAAGAGCCCGAGGAGATCACGTGCCTGGAGAAGGGCGTGGCCGAGGCCCCGCAGGACGGGGAGACGGAGGAAGGGACCGCTTCCGACGGAGAGAAGAAGAGGGAAGGTGTTACCCCCTGGGCATCTTTCAAAAAGATGGTGACGCCCAAGAAACGCGTGAGAAGGCTCTCTGAAAGTGACAAGGAGGACGAAGTGGACAAGGTCAAGAGCGGCACCCTGTCCTCCACGGAGAGCGCCGCCTCTGAAATGcaggaagaggggaaaggaaaCGGAGAGGAGCAGAAGCCGGAAGAGCCAAAGCGCAAGGTTGACACCTCCGTGTCCTGGGAAGCTCTGATTTGTGTGGGGTCATCCAAGAAAAGAGCAAGAAAAGCATCCTCTTCCGACGACGAAGGGGGACCAAAACCCCTGGGAGGAGACAGCCAAAAAccagaggaagcagggagagacagggagCCAGGCCCAGACGCGCTCCCTGCCGGCTCCCAAGACCACGACCAACCCCCAGGAAGTTCCTCACCCGAGCAGGCCGGCAGCCCCTCCGAAGGGGAGGGGGTCTCCACCTGGGAGTCATTTAAAAGATTAGTCACCTCGAGAAAAAAACCGAAGTCAAAACTGGAAGAGAAGAGTGAAGACTTGGTAGCTGGGTCCGGCCTAGAATATTCAGCCTCAGATGCTGAGCTGGGGAAAGAAGAGTCTTGGGTTTCAATCAGGAAGTTTATTCCTGGGCGAAGGAAGAAAAGGCTGGATGGGAAACAAGAACAAGCGGCGATGGAAGATACGGGGCCAACGGAGGTCAACGAGGACGATTCGGACGTCCCAGCTGTGGTGCCTCTGTCCGAGTATGATGCGgtggaaagggagaaaacagaaGCACAGCAGGCTCTGAAGAACGAGGAAGGCCCCGAGCAGAAGGTGGCTGTCGACGTGTCGGAGGAGCTCAGTAAGAGTCTGGTTCACACCGTGACTGTGGCTGTCATGGACGGGACAAGGGCCGTTACCAGCATTGAAGAAAGGGCACCTTCCTGGATCTCTGCTTCAGTGACAGAACCTCTTGAACAAGCAGAAGACGAAGACAGGCCACCATCTGGGGAGGTGTTTGAAAAAGAAGTCGTTGCAGAGAAAACCCCCGTCGATACCAAAACGCTGCCAGAGAGCCAGCAGGCCACTGATGACACAGTCTCCAGCAAGGTGGAATTGACCCCTGAAGCTCTGACGGCCGCAGAAACCACAGAGGCATTCTGTGCCGAAGAAGCCACAGAAGCCTCTGGTGCTGAAGAGACCACAGACATGGTTTCGGCTGTTTCCCAGTTAACCGACTTTCCAGACACCACTGAGGAAGCAACACCGGTTCAGGAGGTGGAGGGCAGCGTGCCTGACATGGAAGACCAAGCGAAGAGGATCCAAGAGGTGCTGCAGGCCGTTGCAGAAAAAGTTAAAGAGGAATCACAGCTGCCTGACGCCAGAGGGCTAGACGACACCATCCAGACAACCCAGAAAGGACAAGCAAAAATACTGGAGCAGGTGGAAGAAGCAGAAGAGGATTCTCACGCACTCGATCAGAAGGAAGCAATGGATGGAGCATCCAAAGAACATGTACAAGAAACGAAAACTGAGACTTTGACACAGGGGACGGTGATTGTACAGGCCACCCCGGAAAGCTTGGAAGAAATTCCTCCAGGCACAGAGAGTGCAGAGGCCAGGGAGCTTACAGGCACTTGTCCAGCTGAAATCGTGGCTGCGGTAAAACCAGAGACTGTCCCAGAACAGGCTGTTGCTCCTGACTCAGCTGAAACCCTCACAGACAGTGAGACCAATGGAAGCACCCCAGTAGCAGATTTTGAAGCTACAAATgtaagccagcagaccaagatcTTGGAAATCGATGAAGATGGTGAGGTTCCATCCGGTACCCAATACCAGGTCACAGAAGGTGAGGCACTTCCTGAACTGAAAGAGATGCCTCCAGAACCTCCCAATTTTCAATCCCAGGAAGAAAAGCATTCAAAAATGGAAGAGGTTCTAGAACATACAGATAAAGAGGTAACAGTGGAAACTGTACCCATCCTTTCAAAGACTGAGGTGATTCAAGAGGCTGGCCGATGTGCTGATGAGGAAGCCAAAGAGGAGCCATCTGTTGAAGGACTTGTGGTGTCTGCTGACACAGAAATACCCGAGAAAAAGATAACTGAAGTTGCCCTTGAGGATGAAGTTATGAAAAAAGCTGAGTTTCAAAAGAATGATGATCTCGAACTCCAGAGACCTGCTAAGTCTCTTCCAACcccagtggagagagagagggtagTTCAAGTGGAAAGGGACAAAACGGAATTAGAGCCAACTCAAGTAAATGAAGAGAAACTTGAGTGCAAACCAGCTGTTACCACATGTGAAGAGCTCAGTAAGCAACTGGTTCAGGCAGTGAATGTAACCATCATAGATGGTGAAAAGGAAGTCATCAGTTTTGAAGGAAGTTCTCTGCCCGTTCACGAGGAAGAGGCATGCACAGAAATTCAAGTTCAAAGCTCTGAGGCATCATTAGCTCTAACAGCTGCAGCAGTGGGGGAGAAGGTCTTAGGAGAAGCTATCAAGATTTTAGAAACAGCGGAAACTTTGGAATCTGCAGAGGCACGTTTAGTACCGGAAGGAAAGTCCTCAGAAAAAGATGAAGGCTCTCCTGCTCAGCCGGGGGATGACGCGGTGCCCACAGGGACTGAGTCTCAGGCCAAATCAATACCGGTAATAGTATCTGTTACGCCTGAAAAAGGCATCAGCACTGACCTGGAAGGAGATAAAACCACATCACAGAAATGGGAGTCAGATGGAGACGGTGAGCAGGTTGGTTGTCAGGAAGGCAGAGTAAGCAAAACAAGAGAGGAAGATTTAAAGGCTGAAAATGAGATTTTGAAACTTGAGACAGAGAGCTGCAAGCTTGTACAAAACGTAATTCAGACAGTTGTTGACCAGTTGGGGAGTACAGAAGAAACGGCCGCTGCTTTCCAGACCCAGGTTCAACTGACGGAAGCCGACAGCCAGGAAGCTGGGCAGAAAATcgagaaagaagaaagcaaacttCAGGCCTGCACATTGGATGAAACACAAACCATGGAAGCCAAAGAGGAGTCCCCACTAAGTGCCGGGGAACACACACATCCAGATGTTTCTGAAGATGTGAATGAAGCTCTAGAGAAGATGGCGGCCACCAGGGTAGAAAGTTCCCGGGTAGATGGCCAGCAGCTTGAAGAGGTAGCTTTCCCAtccaaggaaaagagagaagcccCTGAAGCAAAGTCTGTGCCAGAAGACGACGGTGGTGCCAGGTTtggagaaagaacagagaagtCACCGTTTGAATCCCGAGAAGATGAAAAAGGTGATGCTGCTGATGACCCCGGCAACCAAACCTCAGCCCCGGAAGATGCTGAGGCATCAGGAGGCTCAACCAAAGAGTCTCCAGATACAACTGGACCCAAACTGAAAGAGAAGGGAGATGGCCAGGAAGTAgaatttcaggaagaaaaagtgCAGAGCGagtcagaaaaagagatcaaaacACAAACACAGGAGGAGACACAGGGCCAAGAGAGAGCACCGGCACAACCCGAACCCACAGAATCCTAA